ttgtaccagtccaaaccggcTTTCTGTAGCCTCctcagctttcccaaaacacaccagctCCACGGATGTGAGGCTGTTTTCCCCGTCGCTGACCTTGCCGTCTCGCTCGTTTTTGCAGTCTCTGCGGCCCTGCTCAGCTTGTCGAGTGCCTTGACCTTGGACTGAGGCCAGCATCTTCTCTTCGGAGTTGAAGTGTCGAGGTAACCCGTTCTGTGcactcttccttcctccccctttggcctctcgcaacctgcaaaggaatcgTCCACTCCACTCTCACACCTTTAACCCTTCCCAAAATGccttgcgatgcttgcaacaACGTTAGCAACATACAGTGCTGATCTGCCTCCCCAAGGgacctgagggagggggccattgggttgtGACAAGGTGGGGAGCATGTGAGCAAAGACCGAGGGGTGATCAGGGTGGGATCCAGGCAAGGGGGACAGGGGCAGCTGCAGAAGCATGAGACATGCGGAacggggaagggggtgaggggtcccAGCAAGCAGACAGATTAAGGTCGCTGAGTTTAGTGGGGGTGTTTAGCAGACAGATTACGGTTTAGTGGGGGAGGTGCAGGTTTGCTTTGGGTGCATCAGGCAAAGGATTTGGGGGCATTTCCCGTTGAGgcatgtgcctcggtttccccaccagACACAGCTCCCCGGTCACTACTCGTTATAATGGCTGCGCCGGATCACTCGGCAAATCTCTGCGATGAGATCCCAGTACTCGTCGAAGGAGATTTTCTGATCGTTGTTGGCATCCACCGTCTTAAACATGTCCAGCGCTGCCTTCCGGTCCTCTGCGTTCTAAGCTCACCAAGGAAACAGCAAGTCACTGCTGGGGACCCATCGGGCACGTGGATCAGTAATGGGCTTTActgccatgtgtgtgtgtgtgcgcgctgctgccccctgctgcaggggggtcagactagcagggctccccacacacaggggtgtgggtgtgtgtgtgtagaagtgAGATACAAGTCAAGCTCGAGGCCcattggcagggctgtggggagcctggtcTGGCATAGCAGGGGGGTCAGGGGGTCAGGATTTAGtgccattggcagagctgtgcggAGCAGCGCTAactcctgggagagcagggggatgTGGGCCGGGACTGAGGAGCCCCAGCAGagcgctgtgggggggggggagccagggctgggctcaTCGGGGTctctgggttgggagtgaggggcacccgcagagttGTGGGGGGATccccgggctgggacagcagggggctgtaggtcgggattgaggggcaccagtagagctggcggggagcccagggcaggggcagcagggcgctggagggcagggctgagggtcaCAGAGAGACTCCCCCCCCCTTTGCTAGGAGCCAGTGGTTGATGTCTCCAGTTGCCTTGGGGAGCCAGTAGCCGGGTCTCACCGTGAGCTGATGGCTCAGCTCATTGCTGAGCAACGTCTGGAAAGCCGCCTGGTCCAGCTCCTTGGGTCCCTCGGAGCCCTCGGCGTATCTGTAGAAGCTGCCCACGATGGCATGGAGGCCCctttccagctcagagccctcctcTGCCATCTCGTCGGGCTTCCTTCCACCTCCAAAGCAAAGGCAGCTGCCGTCAGTATGGGCCCACCGGCCCCAGAGACCTCAGCTAGGAGCCCCTGTCCTGGGAAGGCTGGGGAGTACCTGCTGCTGGGGATACCAGACCTGCTGCTGTCTGcgggagggaaggatggaggtGTGGGGGGCTACAGAGAGAGATGTGGCCCAGCTCTGCTATGGTGATGGTTGAGCATCACTTTGTGCTAAAGGTCAGCGACTCTACGGGCTCTAAAATCTACCTATGAACTCACATTGTCTTGATAttttcccacccagctccacATCTGAACCTTCATCTCCTTAGGCCTCAATAACCCAGCTGTAAAACAGGGGAAACAGTCCTcatcttgtctagttagattgtaaactccctggggcagggcctgtctctccctgtgtgtctgtgcagcgcccggcacagcggggccctgatctcagctggggcagggactgtctctccttgtgtgtctgtgcagcgcccagcacaacgaGGCCCTgatctcgctgtgtgtctgtgcagcgcctggcacaatggggccctgatctcaactggggtagggactgtctcttcctgtGTGTCTgagcagcacccggcacaacggggccctgatctcagctggggcagggcctgtctctcgctgtgtgtctgtgcagtgcccgggACAATGGGTTGTCTAGCTGTTACTCTAATACAAATATCATAACAGCAAGTGGTGGGTGAGTGTGGCTGCAGACGATGGGTTCTGCGTGGGTCTGACAGATTcagaggggaaagggggaggttACAGAGAGAATGTTGCATTACACTGAAGAGAGACCCTAGGACTTGGGCCATTGTTATTGGCTGATGTAGTGAAGGCTCCGTGCAGAACCAGGGCCCAGAATGGTCAGATTAGTTAACGACGCCTCTTACCGCTCCTCTCTCCGGACGGCTCCCGCTGCAAACTCTGCCCCATGGGCCCGCAGGGGAAAGTGTTCCTGGGTTGCTAGAGAGACCAGAATCGGGCGTGAGTGAGCACCATGATGATTGCTCAGGAAATCTGTAAGGCTCAGGCCAAGACGGTAGCCTTGAAAAGTAACAAGAGTTAGAAATGGACAATATTGCAAACTATGGCCGTGGCTGTTAAATGGTTAAGATGACCCGCCCGGGGCTAGTAACAGGGACAGAAAAAGAGTGAAAAGAAACAAGAGACACAGCAGAGCCCGGGAAGCCGGCAGTGCAGAGACATGATACCTTACGGCAGGTCCCGGGACAGCGCAGACGGTTGGAAACAGCTGCAGAGAACCTGGGAGAGAGGGACCTGGCGCCCTCTGGTCTGGTCTTGCTGGGCAACAACAAACTCTGGGCACTTTTGTAGTGTTTGAACAATGGAGACAGGAAGGGAACGTGGTGGCCAGAGCAGAATTAAAAGCTGGAACATGGAATGGCTGGAATGGGGCTGCAATGGGGACATTGGGAATGACCCGAACCAGCCACCTAACAAGCCACGGGCAGGGGCCACCCGTAGGATAAGATCCAGGCTCCGGTAAAGCCTGAACCGACACCTAGGCCGAACGGGAGAAGTGAGTGCCCAGGAGGGGGAAGCAGCAAACAACACTGTCACTGGACTGGTAAATCAGATGAGGTTAAAAATGGTCCAGGTGACAGAGCACATGAGGAGACGGGAGCTGCGATTCGATCACAGGGGAGTGATAACAAAGAACTTCCAAGTGGAACCCCAAGAGCGAGCGGGTTAACACCTGGGGTTGCTGCATTAACACACGGAGGTGCCCagaaacagttaactgcagccgGCCAGGGCGCTCCTGCAACCCAGCTGGCAGGcagacaaaagcaacagacactgcaGGAACAAACAATTTTTTCATGAGCAGGCAACAACCCCCACTCACCGCTGAGAGCCAGGATCAAAACCAGGGGTGCAGGTTCCCATCGTGTTTCACCCCCTCGCTCACAGCTCATCATATAATCTGCATTCTACCCCACTGGTTACGTTTTCCTTTATAGCCTCTCTCCATTTACTAcactcactgctgctgcctgtactttaCAATAACGTGACAGAGTTCGCTAATTTCCCTTGCTTCTCACCCCggtccccccgcctcccctcacTTCTGCCCTCTCTTCCTTTGAAAAGTGAAAAGTTACAGTTATTAAAGACACCCCCATTGCTGAAAAAGATGAAGCAaccgaaaacaaaacaaacaaagaaaacaagctgaaaactttgtttttaataagcccaaggaattaattattttaatccttcaggaatgcaacagctggaatgaCTCCTAACTTTtctgaagatatggttgccaagcaacagaaatgcagacTCTGCTTCTAATCCTAACCACTGACTAAgatttgaaacatgggcttttcttatttccatggaatagcatttttaaaaacaattgcaaGTTTGTTTTGCATGTCACACATGTTATCCTGTGTTGTATGTTGTTTGTGTCATgtgactattaaaaaaaattgttgcaacaaaagtcagttTTGTACTTTCTTTTAATAGAAGTGGTACTgcattattttaatattatggTTGGCATATAACACCTATTAATTCTTTTGCAAAGCTTAAAAAGGCCTGAGTGATAAAtagatgtgtatatatagtttTGCCTCAACAAGTCATGTAATTGCAAACAAAAagcattttcttttattaatcaCAGGTTTTTTATTCAAAGGAAACAGCGTAAGGGGAATCTTCAGCATTAACGTCAAGGTAATATTAGTAAAATGTCAATTTCGGGGGGttattttattagggctgtcaaacaattaacaaaattaatcatgatGAATTGCAGTTTTCATCAGACTGTTGAACAGTAATATAATACCATTCTGCTaaccattcatatgccccttcatgcttcggccaccactccagaggacatgcttccatgctgctgatgcttgtttaaaaaataatgccttaatttgtgactgaacaccttgacgtatatatttcatgttacggcagtctcggatgatgacccagcatatgttgttcgatttaagaacactttcactgcagatttgaccaAACACAGAGGAA
The sequence above is a segment of the Mauremys mutica isolate MM-2020 ecotype Southern chromosome 12, ASM2049712v1, whole genome shotgun sequence genome. Coding sequences within it:
- the LOC123345063 gene encoding protein S100-A16-like isoform X1 — protein: MGQSLQREPSGERSGGRKPDEMAEEGSELERGLHAIVGSFYRYAEGSEGPKELDQAAFQTLLSNELSHQLTNAEDRKAALDMFKTVDANNDQKISFDEYWDLIAEICRVIRRSHYNE
- the LOC123345063 gene encoding protein S100-A16-like isoform X2; protein product: MAEEGSELERGLHAIVGSFYRYAEGSEGPKELDQAAFQTLLSNELSHQLTNAEDRKAALDMFKTVDANNDQKISFDEYWDLIAEICRVIRRSHYNE